Proteins from a genomic interval of Polaribacter sp. Q13:
- a CDS encoding bifunctional aconitate hydratase 2/2-methylisocitrate dehydratase: MSIYKDYLKQIEERKDQGLHPQPIDGAELLSKIIEQIKDLDNEYREDSLNFFIYNVLPGTTSAAGVKAKFLKEIILGESIVKEITTSSAFEQLSHMKGGPSVKVLLDLALGTDIAIAKQAADVLKTQVFLYEADTARLEEAYKNGSEIAKDIIESYAKAEFFTKLPEIDEKIDVVTFIAGVGDISTDLLSPGGDAHSRSDRELHGQCLFEHNKEQQAELKAVQAQHPDKRVMLIAEKGTMGVGSSRMSGVNNVALWTGIKSSPYVPFINIAPVIAGTNGISPIFLTTVGVTGGIGLDLKNWVQQKDAEGNTIRDENGDPVLKEEYSVATGTVLTINTKEKKLYNGDKELKDISAAFTPQKMEFMKAGGSYAVVFGKKLQTFASKVLNIDVVPVYAASKEITVEGQGLTAVEKIFNKNAVGTTPGAVLHAGSDVRVEVNIVGSQDTTGLMTSQELEMMAATVISPIVDGAYQSGCHTASVWDDKSKANIPRLMKFMNDFGLITGRDPKGKYFPMTDVIHKVLNDLTVGDWDIIIGGDSHTRMSKGVAFGADSGTVALALATGEASMPIPESVKVTFKGEMKSYMDFRDVVHATQQQMLKQFGGENVFQGRIIEVHIGTLTSDEAFTFTDWTAEMKAKASICISEDDTLIESLEIAKGRIQIMIDKGMDNAGNVLKGLVEKAETRIVELKTGIKPSLRPDANAKYHAEVVIDLDEISEPMIADPDVNNDDVSKRYTHDNIRPLSYYGGTKKVDLGFVGSCMVHKGDMKILAQMLKNIEAQHGKVEFKAPLVVAPPTYNIVDELKAEGDWDVLVKYSGFEFDDSAPKGLARTKYENMLYLERPGCNLCMGNQEKAEPGDTVMATSTRLFQGRVVKDDGEKKGESLLSSTPVVVLSTILGRTPTLAEYEKAVDGIVLTKFKPSTKQLVR; the protein is encoded by the coding sequence ATGAGTATTTATAAAGACTACCTTAAGCAGATAGAAGAACGAAAAGATCAGGGACTTCATCCACAGCCAATTGATGGTGCAGAATTATTAAGCAAAATCATTGAGCAAATTAAAGATTTAGATAATGAGTACAGAGAAGATTCTTTGAACTTTTTTATCTATAATGTTTTACCAGGAACTACCAGTGCTGCTGGTGTGAAAGCTAAATTTTTAAAAGAAATTATTTTAGGTGAATCAATCGTAAAAGAAATTACAACTTCTTCTGCTTTTGAACAATTATCTCACATGAAAGGTGGGCCTTCAGTAAAAGTTTTATTAGACTTAGCTTTAGGAACAGATATTGCTATCGCAAAACAAGCTGCGGATGTTTTAAAAACACAAGTTTTTCTTTATGAAGCAGATACTGCTCGTTTAGAAGAAGCGTATAAAAATGGAAGTGAAATAGCTAAAGATATTATAGAAAGTTATGCGAAAGCAGAATTTTTCACAAAACTTCCAGAAATAGATGAAAAAATAGATGTAGTAACATTTATCGCAGGAGTAGGTGATATTTCTACAGATTTATTATCTCCAGGTGGTGATGCACACTCTCGTTCAGATAGAGAATTACACGGTCAGTGTTTATTTGAACATAATAAAGAACAACAAGCCGAATTAAAAGCAGTACAAGCACAACATCCTGATAAAAGAGTGATGTTAATTGCAGAAAAAGGAACAATGGGAGTTGGATCATCAAGAATGTCTGGTGTAAACAACGTAGCATTATGGACAGGTATTAAATCGAGTCCTTATGTACCTTTTATTAATATTGCTCCGGTAATTGCTGGTACAAACGGAATTTCTCCTATTTTTTTAACAACTGTTGGTGTAACAGGTGGTATTGGTTTAGATCTTAAAAACTGGGTACAACAAAAAGATGCTGAAGGAAACACGATTCGTGATGAAAATGGAGATCCAGTATTAAAAGAAGAGTATTCTGTTGCAACAGGTACCGTTCTTACAATTAATACAAAAGAGAAAAAATTATACAACGGAGATAAAGAGTTAAAAGATATTTCTGCAGCATTTACACCACAAAAAATGGAGTTTATGAAAGCAGGTGGTTCTTACGCTGTTGTTTTTGGTAAAAAATTACAAACATTTGCTTCTAAAGTATTAAACATTGATGTTGTGCCAGTATATGCAGCATCAAAAGAAATTACTGTAGAAGGACAAGGATTAACTGCTGTTGAAAAAATATTCAATAAAAATGCGGTTGGTACAACTCCAGGTGCAGTTTTACATGCAGGTTCAGATGTTCGTGTAGAAGTAAACATTGTAGGTTCTCAAGATACTACAGGTTTAATGACTTCTCAAGAATTAGAGATGATGGCTGCTACAGTTATTTCTCCAATTGTAGATGGAGCATACCAATCTGGTTGTCATACAGCTTCAGTTTGGGATGATAAATCGAAAGCAAACATACCAAGGTTAATGAAGTTTATGAACGACTTCGGTTTAATTACTGGTCGTGATCCTAAAGGAAAATATTTTCCAATGACGGATGTTATCCATAAAGTATTAAATGATCTTACAGTAGGAGATTGGGACATTATTATTGGTGGAGATTCTCACACACGTATGTCTAAAGGTGTTGCTTTTGGAGCAGATTCAGGAACCGTTGCTTTAGCTCTTGCTACAGGTGAGGCTTCTATGCCAATTCCAGAATCAGTAAAAGTTACTTTTAAAGGAGAAATGAAATCTTATATGGATTTCCGTGATGTTGTTCACGCAACTCAACAACAAATGTTAAAACAATTTGGTGGAGAAAACGTATTCCAAGGAAGAATCATTGAGGTTCATATTGGTACATTAACTTCAGATGAAGCATTTACATTTACAGATTGGACTGCAGAGATGAAAGCAAAAGCTTCTATCTGTATTTCTGAAGATGATACTTTAATTGAATCTTTAGAGATTGCTAAAGGTCGTATCCAAATCATGATTGATAAAGGAATGGACAATGCAGGTAATGTTCTTAAAGGTTTAGTAGAAAAAGCAGAAACTAGAATTGTAGAGCTTAAAACGGGTATTAAACCATCTTTAAGACCAGATGCAAATGCGAAGTATCATGCAGAAGTTGTGATTGATTTAGATGAAATTTCAGAACCAATGATTGCAGATCCAGATGTAAATAATGATGACGTTTCTAAACGTTATACACATGATAACATCAGACCATTATCTTACTACGGAGGAACTAAAAAAGTAGATTTAGGATTCGTAGGATCTTGTATGGTTCACAAAGGAGATATGAAAATTTTAGCTCAAATGTTAAAGAACATAGAAGCACAACATGGTAAAGTAGAGTTTAAAGCACCTTTAGTTGTTGCGCCTCCAACATACAATATTGTAGATGAGTTAAAAGCAGAAGGAGATTGGGATGTTTTAGTAAAATATTCAGGTTTCGAATTCGATGATAGCGCACCAAAAGGATTAGCACGTACAAAGTATGAAAACATGTTGTATTTAGAGCGTCCAGGTTGTAACTTATGTATGGGTAACCAAGAAAAAGCAGAACCAGGAGATACAGTAATGGCAACATCTACACGATTATTCCAAGGAAGAGTTGTAAAAGATGATGGAGAGAAAAAAGGAGAGTCTTTATTATCATCAACACCAGTTGTGGTGCTATCTACAATTTTAGGTAGAACACCAACATTGGCCGAATATGAAAAAGCAGTAGATGGTATTGTTTTAACGAAGTTTAAACCTTCAACAAAACAATTAGTTAGATAA
- the dnaJ gene encoding molecular chaperone DnaJ, which yields MAKQDFYEILGLSKSATQAEIKKGYRKMAIKYHPDKNPDDKAAEENFKKAAEAYEILSDENKKARYDQYGHAGFEGPQGGGGFGGGGMNMDDIFSQFGDIFGGGGGGFGGGFGGFGGGGGQRQARVKGSNMRIRVKLTLEEIAKGVEKKVKVRRKVQADGVTYKTCTTCNGSGQQMRVTNTILGRMQTATTCGTCSGAGEIINSKPAGADAQGLITKEETVSINIPAGVTEGVQLKVGGKGNEAPGKNSIAGDLLVLIEEVQHETLKREGTNIHFDLYINFSEAVLGTSKEVDTVTGKVKIKIDAGTQSGKILRLKEKGLPSIERYGTGDFLIHINVWTPQELNKEQKQFFEKMSDNDNFKPSPNKSDKSFFEKVKDMFS from the coding sequence ATGGCAAAACAAGATTTTTACGAAATATTAGGTCTTTCTAAATCTGCAACTCAGGCAGAAATTAAGAAAGGGTATAGAAAAATGGCTATTAAATATCATCCAGATAAAAACCCTGATGATAAGGCAGCTGAAGAAAATTTTAAAAAAGCTGCAGAAGCTTATGAAATTTTAAGTGACGAAAACAAAAAAGCACGTTATGATCAATACGGTCATGCTGGTTTCGAAGGTCCACAAGGTGGTGGCGGTTTTGGCGGCGGCGGTATGAATATGGATGACATATTCAGTCAGTTTGGAGACATCTTTGGCGGCGGAGGCGGCGGTTTCGGAGGAGGCTTTGGTGGTTTTGGCGGTGGCGGTGGTCAACGACAAGCAAGAGTTAAAGGGAGTAATATGCGAATTCGTGTAAAACTTACTTTAGAAGAAATTGCCAAAGGAGTTGAAAAGAAAGTAAAAGTTAGACGTAAAGTACAAGCAGATGGTGTAACGTATAAAACGTGTACTACCTGTAATGGTTCTGGACAACAAATGCGAGTAACCAATACTATTTTAGGTAGAATGCAAACAGCTACTACTTGTGGTACTTGTTCTGGTGCTGGAGAAATTATTAATAGTAAACCAGCAGGTGCAGATGCACAAGGTTTAATTACTAAAGAAGAAACTGTTTCTATTAACATTCCGGCAGGAGTTACAGAAGGAGTTCAATTAAAAGTAGGAGGAAAGGGTAATGAAGCTCCTGGTAAGAATTCTATTGCTGGAGATTTATTAGTTTTAATAGAGGAAGTTCAGCATGAAACCTTAAAAAGAGAAGGAACAAATATTCATTTTGATTTATATATTAATTTCTCTGAAGCTGTTTTAGGTACAAGTAAAGAAGTAGATACTGTTACAGGTAAAGTAAAGATTAAAATTGATGCTGGTACGCAATCTGGTAAAATTTTAAGACTAAAAGAAAAAGGTTTACCAAGTATTGAAAGATATGGAACGGGAGATTTTTTAATTCACATTAATGTATGGACTCCACAAGAATTAAATAAAGAACAAAAGCAATTCTTTGAAAAAATGTCTGATAATGATAATTTTAAACCAAGTCCTAATAAGTCAGACAAGTCTTTTTTTGAAAAAGTAAAAGACATGTTTTCTTAA
- a CDS encoding nucleotide exchange factor GrpE: MSKKDNIQEEEIKNEQETVQVEENQEVEAEVVKEEPTPEELLQAEKEKFLRLFAEFENYKKRTSRERVELFKTAGQELMTSLLPIIDDFERALTHIEDDKEAEELRKGVLLIYQKFYNTLELKGLSKVETNAGDTFDAEIHEAITQIPAPTEDLKGKIIDCVEKGYKLGDKIIRYPKVVIGQ, from the coding sequence ATGAGTAAGAAAGATAACATCCAAGAAGAAGAAATAAAAAACGAACAAGAAACTGTTCAAGTTGAAGAAAATCAAGAGGTTGAGGCTGAAGTTGTAAAAGAAGAGCCAACACCGGAAGAGTTACTTCAAGCTGAAAAAGAAAAGTTTTTACGTTTGTTTGCTGAGTTTGAAAACTATAAAAAAAGAACATCCAGAGAAAGAGTAGAATTATTTAAAACTGCTGGACAAGAATTAATGACATCTTTACTGCCAATTATTGATGATTTTGAGCGTGCACTGACACATATCGAAGATGATAAAGAAGCAGAAGAATTAAGAAAAGGTGTTTTATTAATTTATCAAAAATTCTACAATACTTTAGAGCTAAAAGGATTGTCTAAAGTAGAAACCAATGCTGGTGATACTTTTGATGCTGAAATTCATGAAGCAATTACACAAATCCCTGCTCCGACAGAAGATTTAAAAGGGAAAATAATTGATTGTGTAGAAAAAGGATACAAATTAGGTGATAAAATTATTCGTTATCCAAAAGTGGTAATCGGACAGTAA
- a CDS encoding HNH endonuclease — MIRSLWKEEWKDVKFDEKISDVKKFKISNYGRVLYCKDDKEFLRKKSFINGYETISVKQALNNKHTSRYVHKLVAQHFLEKENEEQVFVLHINYDKTDNTIQNLKWASKREKELHQFKNPVFVESIKNKKTSYKLTEGKVKIIKRQLKNKRTRITMIAKRFGVSDMQIHRIKTGENWGHVEI, encoded by the coding sequence ATGATAAGAAGTTTGTGGAAAGAAGAGTGGAAAGATGTTAAATTTGATGAGAAAATTTCTGATGTAAAAAAATTTAAGATTTCCAATTACGGAAGAGTACTTTATTGTAAAGACGATAAAGAGTTTTTAAGAAAAAAAAGTTTTATAAATGGTTATGAAACTATTTCTGTAAAACAAGCTCTAAATAATAAACATACTAGTAGGTATGTACATAAATTAGTTGCTCAACATTTTTTAGAAAAAGAAAATGAAGAGCAAGTTTTTGTCTTACATATAAATTATGATAAAACAGATAATACCATTCAAAATTTAAAATGGGCATCAAAAAGAGAAAAAGAGTTGCATCAATTTAAAAATCCTGTGTTTGTAGAATCTATAAAGAATAAAAAAACTAGTTATAAGCTTACAGAAGGAAAAGTGAAAATTATTAAAAGGCAACTTAAAAATAAAAGAACAAGAATAACCATGATTGCCAAACGATTTGGAGTCTCGGACATGCAAATTCACAGAATTAAAACGGGTGAAAATTGGGGACATGTTGAAATTTAA
- the murA gene encoding UDP-N-acetylglucosamine 1-carboxyvinyltransferase, translating to MASFKIEGGHKLSGTITPQGAKNEVLQILCAVLLTPERVLVNNVPDIIDVNKLIFILGELGVKVEKLSRNSYAFQADEINLKYLESAEFKRDGSSLRGSIMIVGPLLARFGKGYIPRPGGDKIGRRRLDTHFEGFIRLGAKFRYNKEEHFYGVEAKELFGVEMLLDEASVTGTANILMSAVLATGTTKIYNAACEPYIQQLCKMLNLMGAKISGVGSNLLIIEGVKALGGCEHTVLPDMIEIGSWIGVAVMTRSELTIKDVSWENLGQIPNVFRKLGVQLEKRGDDIYIPAQESYKIQNFIDGSVLTVADAPWPGFTPDLLSIVLVIATQAKGTVLIHQKMFESRLFFVDKLIDMGAKVILCDPHRATVIGMNFESSLKATKMTSPDIRAGISLLIAALSAKGTSIINNIEQIDRGYENIEARLKSIGAKIERIAD from the coding sequence ATGGCATCATTTAAAATTGAAGGCGGTCATAAATTAAGCGGGACCATTACTCCGCAAGGAGCAAAAAACGAAGTTTTACAAATACTTTGTGCAGTGTTATTAACACCAGAACGAGTGCTTGTAAATAACGTTCCGGATATTATTGATGTCAACAAACTAATTTTTATTCTAGGAGAATTAGGTGTAAAAGTAGAAAAGTTAAGTAGAAATTCTTACGCTTTTCAAGCGGATGAAATCAATTTAAAATATCTAGAATCTGCAGAGTTTAAAAGAGACGGAAGTTCTTTACGAGGTTCTATTATGATAGTTGGACCACTTTTAGCACGTTTTGGTAAAGGGTACATTCCAAGACCAGGAGGAGATAAAATTGGTCGTAGACGTTTAGATACCCATTTTGAGGGTTTTATACGATTAGGTGCAAAATTTAGATATAATAAAGAAGAGCATTTTTACGGAGTAGAAGCCAAAGAGTTATTTGGTGTAGAAATGTTATTAGATGAAGCCTCTGTAACAGGAACCGCTAATATTTTAATGTCGGCTGTTTTAGCTACCGGAACCACAAAAATTTACAATGCAGCTTGTGAACCTTATATTCAACAATTATGTAAAATGTTGAATTTGATGGGAGCAAAAATCTCTGGAGTAGGCTCTAATTTATTAATCATAGAAGGAGTAAAAGCTCTTGGTGGTTGTGAACATACTGTTTTACCAGATATGATTGAAATTGGTTCTTGGATAGGTGTTGCTGTAATGACACGATCTGAATTAACCATAAAAGATGTAAGTTGGGAAAACTTAGGACAAATACCAAATGTATTTAGAAAATTAGGTGTTCAACTAGAAAAAAGAGGTGATGATATTTATATACCTGCACAAGAATCTTATAAAATACAAAATTTTATAGATGGTTCTGTCTTAACGGTTGCAGATGCTCCTTGGCCTGGGTTTACACCCGATTTATTGAGTATTGTTTTGGTAATCGCTACACAAGCAAAAGGAACTGTTTTAATACATCAAAAAATGTTTGAAAGCCGTTTGTTTTTTGTTGATAAATTGATAGATATGGGCGCAAAAGTAATTTTGTGTGATCCTCATAGAGCTACTGTAATAGGTATGAATTTTGAAAGCTCGTTAAAAGCTACCAAAATGACATCGCCAGATATTAGAGCAGGAATCTCCTTATTAATTGCAGCATTATCTGCAAAAGGAACAAGTATTATAAATAATATAGAACAGATAGATAGAGGGTACGAAAATATTGAAGCTCGTTTAAAATCTATTGGTGCTAAAATTGAAAGAATTGCTGATTAA
- a CDS encoding DUF4290 domain-containing protein, whose translation MTFDLEYNSERPLMIIPEYGRHIQKLVDHCLALETKEERDKMARAIVDVMGNLQPHLRDVPDFKHKLWDQLYIMADFKLDVESPYPQPSKEELQEKPEGLPYPKSASRYRYYGNNIQTMIDIALSWEEGEKKEALVFTIANHMKKCYLNWNKDTVDDAVIFKHLYDLSDGKLDLRETDEALAESKNLLRKPRTQGQGASKTTYKKPQHSNQNKNRKRY comes from the coding sequence ATGACATTCGATTTAGAATACAATTCAGAAAGACCGTTAATGATAATACCAGAATACGGCAGACATATACAAAAATTAGTAGACCATTGCTTAGCATTAGAAACTAAAGAAGAACGCGATAAAATGGCGAGAGCTATTGTAGATGTAATGGGTAATTTACAACCCCATTTACGCGATGTTCCAGATTTTAAACACAAACTTTGGGATCAACTATACATCATGGCAGATTTTAAATTAGATGTAGAATCTCCATATCCTCAACCGTCTAAAGAAGAATTACAAGAAAAGCCAGAAGGACTGCCTTATCCAAAATCTGCATCAAGATATCGTTACTATGGTAACAACATTCAAACAATGATAGATATTGCTTTAAGCTGGGAAGAAGGCGAGAAAAAAGAAGCTTTGGTATTTACCATTGCAAATCACATGAAAAAGTGTTACCTTAATTGGAATAAAGATACTGTGGATGACGCCGTAATTTTTAAACATTTATATGATTTATCTGATGGTAAATTAGATTTAAGAGAAACAGATGAGGCACTTGCTGAAAGTAAAAACCTATTAAGAAAACCACGTACACAAGGTCAGGGAGCTTCTAAAACTACTTACAAGAAACCACAACACAGTAATCAAAATAAAAATAGAAAAAGATATTAG
- a CDS encoding ATP-dependent helicase — MSTYLDSLNEAQRQAVLQKDGPMIIIAGAGSGKTRVLTYRIAHLMQQGVDSFNILSLTFTNKAAKEMKARIAGVVGNSESRNLWMGTFHSVFARILRTEADKLGFPTNFTIYDSQDSVRLISAIIKEKNLNREQYKPKQILGRISSFKNSLITVKAYFNNPDLQEADLHASRPEVGNIYRTYVDRCFKAGAMDFDDLLLRTNELLARFPETLAKYQDRFRYIMVDEYQDTNHSQYIIVRALADKFGNICVVGDDSQSIYSFRGANIQNILNFQKDYPEVKTFKLEQNYRSTSNIVNAANSVIEKNKTKLDKEVWTSNDPGDAINVMRTISDGEEGRFVAQSIWENQMNHQLTPDDFCVLYRTNSQSRAIEDALRKKGIEYKIYGGISFYQRKEIKDILSYLRILINPNDEEALKRIINYPARGIGATTIDRLTIAANHYKKSIFDIIKYIDKIDLKINAGTKNKLRNFMTMMQSLQIESQTKNAFEIAETVVKKTLLIKDLEKDGTPEAVSKVENVQELLNGIKDFITDKIEEGGDTSLTTFLEDVALATDFDAKKDDDKPSVSLMTIHQSKGLEYMYVYIVGLEENLFPSAMSMNTRSELEEERRLFYVAITRAEKVAYLSYAQTRYRWGKLVDAEPSRFLEEIDDQYLNYITPKSTNPAINNFVDKSIFDDAPKGIRFQKPIQRKKMERDLVKKKEIVIPKNLKKVSQATSKANLFDSNIVVGNFVEHNRFGTGEVIALEGNGPNKKAEIKFGTVGKKKLLLQFAKLKVIG, encoded by the coding sequence TTGAGCACATATTTAGATTCTTTAAACGAAGCACAGAGACAAGCTGTCTTACAGAAAGATGGACCCATGATTATTATTGCGGGTGCGGGTTCTGGTAAAACACGTGTATTAACCTATAGAATTGCGCATTTAATGCAGCAAGGCGTAGATTCATTTAACATTTTATCGCTTACATTTACCAACAAAGCAGCCAAAGAAATGAAGGCAAGAATTGCTGGTGTTGTAGGTAATAGTGAATCTAGAAACCTGTGGATGGGAACTTTTCACTCCGTTTTTGCTAGAATTTTACGAACTGAAGCAGATAAATTAGGGTTTCCAACTAATTTTACAATTTACGATTCTCAAGATTCTGTTCGGTTGATATCAGCCATTATAAAAGAGAAGAATTTAAATAGGGAACAATACAAACCAAAACAGATTTTAGGAAGAATTTCTTCCTTTAAGAACAGTTTAATTACGGTAAAAGCCTATTTTAATAATCCAGATTTACAAGAAGCAGATTTACACGCAAGTAGACCAGAAGTTGGTAATATTTACAGAACTTATGTAGACAGATGCTTTAAAGCAGGAGCAATGGATTTTGATGATTTATTGTTAAGAACCAATGAGTTATTAGCCCGTTTTCCAGAAACTTTGGCAAAATATCAAGACCGTTTTAGATATATTATGGTAGATGAGTACCAAGATACCAATCACTCTCAATATATTATTGTGAGAGCTTTGGCAGACAAATTTGGAAACATTTGTGTGGTTGGAGACGATTCTCAGAGTATCTATAGTTTTAGGGGGGCAAATATTCAGAATATTTTAAATTTCCAGAAGGATTATCCAGAAGTAAAAACCTTTAAACTAGAGCAAAATTATCGTTCTACAAGTAATATTGTAAACGCTGCAAATTCTGTAATCGAAAAAAATAAAACAAAATTAGATAAAGAAGTTTGGACCTCTAATGATCCTGGAGATGCTATAAATGTAATGCGTACTATTTCCGATGGAGAAGAAGGTCGTTTTGTGGCACAATCTATTTGGGAAAACCAAATGAACCATCAATTAACTCCAGATGATTTTTGTGTATTGTATAGAACAAACTCACAATCTAGAGCTATTGAAGATGCCTTACGTAAAAAAGGAATTGAGTATAAAATCTATGGAGGGATTTCCTTTTATCAAAGAAAAGAAATCAAAGATATTTTATCATATTTACGTATTTTAATCAACCCAAATGATGAAGAAGCGTTAAAAAGAATTATCAATTATCCTGCTAGAGGAATTGGTGCAACAACCATAGATAGGTTAACAATTGCTGCTAATCATTATAAAAAATCAATTTTCGATATTATTAAATATATTGATAAAATAGATTTAAAAATAAATGCAGGAACTAAAAATAAGCTCCGTAATTTTATGACGATGATGCAAAGTTTGCAAATAGAATCGCAAACTAAAAATGCCTTTGAAATTGCAGAAACGGTAGTAAAAAAGACCTTATTAATAAAAGATTTAGAAAAAGACGGAACGCCAGAAGCAGTTAGTAAAGTAGAAAACGTTCAAGAGCTTTTAAACGGAATTAAAGACTTTATTACCGATAAAATTGAAGAAGGTGGAGATACCTCTTTAACTACTTTTTTAGAAGATGTGGCTTTGGCTACAGATTTTGATGCTAAAAAAGATGATGATAAACCCTCTGTTTCTTTAATGACCATTCACCAGTCTAAAGGATTGGAATATATGTACGTGTACATTGTTGGTTTAGAAGAAAACTTATTTCCTTCTGCAATGAGTATGAATACTAGAAGTGAGTTAGAAGAGGAGAGAAGATTGTTCTACGTGGCCATAACAAGGGCAGAAAAAGTGGCTTATTTAAGTTATGCGCAAACTCGTTATAGATGGGGGAAATTGGTAGATGCAGAACCAAGTAGGTTTTTAGAAGAAATAGATGATCAGTATCTAAATTACATTACACCAAAAAGTACAAATCCAGCAATTAATAATTTTGTTGATAAAAGTATTTTTGATGATGCTCCAAAAGGAATTCGTTTTCAAAAACCAATTCAACGTAAAAAAATGGAGCGTGATTTGGTGAAGAAAAAAGAGATTGTTATTCCTAAAAACTTAAAAAAAGTATCTCAAGCAACCTCAAAAGCAAATTTATTTGACAGCAATATTGTGGTTGGTAATTTTGTAGAGCACAATAGATTTGGAACGGGAGAAGTAATTGCTCTAGAAGGAAATGGACCAAATAAAAAGGCAGAAATTAAATTTGGTACGGTTGGTAAGAAGAAATTATTGCTACAATTTGCTAAATTAAAAGTGATTGGTTAA
- a CDS encoding SatD family protein, with amino-acid sequence MTSILTGDIINSRKKDDNFWLETLKEVLSTFGDSPKYWQIYRGDSFQLEIENCENAFYAALKLKSHLKATVDIDVRIGIGIGEKEFNTPEVTASNGEAFINSGYAFDTYLKKQTIAIKTPWQEVDAELNIAFDLALLTMDSWTKNSAEVFKISLESENSTQNEIAAILGITQGRVSERQKRAGFEPIMKLEKRFRKIINQKTHL; translated from the coding sequence ATGACTAGTATTTTAACAGGTGACATCATCAATTCTAGAAAGAAGGATGATAATTTTTGGTTAGAAACGCTAAAAGAAGTGTTAAGTACTTTTGGTGATTCGCCAAAATATTGGCAGATTTACAGAGGAGATAGTTTTCAATTAGAAATAGAAAATTGTGAAAATGCTTTTTACGCAGCTTTAAAGTTGAAATCTCATTTAAAAGCTACTGTAGATATAGATGTTAGAATTGGAATAGGAATTGGAGAAAAAGAATTTAATACTCCAGAAGTTACGGCCTCTAACGGTGAAGCCTTCATAAACTCTGGTTATGCGTTTGATACGTATTTAAAAAAGCAAACTATTGCTATAAAAACACCTTGGCAAGAAGTTGATGCAGAACTAAATATAGCTTTTGATTTAGCCTTATTAACTATGGATTCCTGGACAAAAAACTCTGCTGAAGTATTTAAAATTTCCTTAGAATCGGAAAACAGTACGCAGAATGAAATTGCTGCTATTTTAGGAATTACACAAGGACGTGTTAGCGAACGCCAAAAACGTGCTGGATTTGAACCTATTATGAAACTAGAAAAACGTTTTAGAAAAATTATCAATCAAAAAACACATTTATAA
- a CDS encoding DUF3307 domain-containing protein has translation MLLFLKFLLAHILGDFVFQPEKWVKNKEEKKVKSVKLYYHIALHALFLVLILQFNFKKYWLAFLLIICSHYLIDLLKLYLQKKNTKRIWFFIDQILHLLLLAFATSFYVDFSLSPKSLITDPILLLIVFLLLVIFVSSIVIKIIITQWNPENKKENDDSLAKAGRYIGILERLFVFTFVITNHWEAIGFLLAAKSVFRFGDLTSSKDRKLTEYILIGTLLSFGIAIFLGVLYLYSLKLL, from the coding sequence ATGCTCTTATTTTTAAAATTTTTGTTGGCACATATTTTAGGAGATTTTGTTTTTCAACCAGAAAAATGGGTTAAAAACAAAGAAGAAAAGAAAGTCAAATCTGTAAAATTATATTATCACATTGCACTTCATGCCCTATTTTTAGTACTGATACTTCAGTTTAATTTTAAAAAGTATTGGCTTGCTTTTCTGTTAATTATCTGTTCTCATTATTTGATAGATCTTTTAAAACTCTATCTTCAAAAAAAGAACACAAAACGAATTTGGTTTTTTATAGATCAAATACTACATCTACTATTATTAGCTTTTGCTACTTCTTTTTATGTTGATTTTTCTTTATCACCAAAAAGCTTAATAACAGATCCAATTTTATTATTGATCGTATTTTTACTGCTGGTAATTTTTGTTTCTTCTATTGTTATAAAAATAATTATTACCCAATGGAATCCGGAAAATAAAAAAGAAAACGATGATTCTCTGGCAAAAGCCGGACGCTATATTGGTATTTTAGAACGATTGTTTGTATTTACCTTTGTAATTACCAATCATTGGGAAGCTATTGGTTTTTTATTGGCTGCAAAATCCGTTTTTAGATTTGGAGATTTAACGTCATCTAAAGACAGAAAACTAACAGAATACATTTTAATTGGTACTTTATTAAGTTTTGGTATTGCAATCTTTTTAGGAGTTCTATATTTGTACTCTTTAAAATTACTTTAA